The sequence ccatctctctctccccccgccatctctctctccccccaccatctctctccccccgccatctctctctccccccgccatctctctcccccaccatctctctcccccgccaccatctctctctctcccccgccacctctctcccccaccatctctctcccccgccaccatctctctctctcccccaccatttctctctcccccgccatctctctcccccaccatctctctcccccccccaccatctctctcccccaccatctctctcccccaccatctctctcccccaccatcgctctcccccgccatctctctcccccacatcTCACTCCCCCACATCTcactcccccaccatctctctctcccaccacctctctctcccaccacctctctctccccccccaccatctctctctgccccccgccatctctctccccaccatctctctctgccccctgccatctttctccccccaccatctctctctcccaccatctctctctcccaccacctctctccccctgccatctctctccccaccatctctctctgccccccgccatctctctctgccccccaccatctctctccccaccatctctctctgctccccaccatctctctctgccccccatcatctctcttccccccgccttctctctccccccaccatctctctcccccgccatctctcttccccccgccatctctctctccccccgccatctctccccccaccatctctctccccccaccatctctctcccccaccatctctctttccccccgccatctctctccccccgccatctctctctccccccgccatctctctcccccaccatctctctcccccgccaccatctctctctctcccccgccacctctTTCCCCCACCATTTCTCTCTCCCCTCGCCATCTCTCtccgccatctctctctccacaTCCAACTctttccctctgcaatctctctctacccccgccatctcgctctcctccagaacccatgcccctcccccccacccacccccacccccccacacagcaccGAGTCCTGATCTTTGTTTGTACAGGACGTGGGTCATGCCTTGTAATGCAGGATTTTCACGCAGCAGTGCTCAGCCTTTCAATCTGGCCGCTGCCGGGAATGAAACCCTTGTAAAACAATTCTAATGAGGTCCTGTCATTAACTTCAGCATGACATCCGTATTTCCAGAATTTCTGGGTTTCTGGACCACTGACtggctctcccctctctctcctcatctccCCGGGGCCTCAGTGTCTGGACCCTAAGCACAAATATTGCCTTCTGTGGCTCTCAGTGGTGATGCGCTCCCTGCCCTGTATAAACTGAgtaaccacacacacacccacacacacacacaggtttctTTTCACAATGCTACATTCTCACACGGACTCAGCTCCTCCATTTCCAGGAATCAGCCCAGGGGAAAGGGAGACAGACTTCAGACACACCAACATTTCTTAAACAGCAATTCCCTCTTGTTGTGAGGAACAGTTTTCCCACCCCACCCCTGAGTCTCCCCTGTGGGtaccctcactccccccaccagtGATGGTCCTCTCCCTGCTGCTCAGGGGGCAGAATCCCCCAGCATTACCCAGGGCTACAACATGCTCTGCTCTACAGCCCTATCCATGGAGTGCCAGTTCTCACAGATGCCCACACAGTGAATTACTGAGCTCTACAGTGCCCTCCCCAGGAGGGGCTGAGTGTGGATGAGGGGCAGTCACCCTGGGCCACTCTCACACCCCTCCCAGTGCCCACCCTGTTCTCTCAGACAGACTgtaagagaaaggagagggagcaAATCTGACTGACATAAAACAAATACCCAGACCCGGGGCAGCAAGAAAACACTGGGCTAAATCAGCACTGTGTGCAACCAGTTCCAATTAATGTTGGTCATTAACACGGAAACTCTTCCTCGTTGTATTTAATATCAGGAATTGTGTCACTCACCTTAATTGCAGTGTATGCCTGATCGAGGCTCAGCAGTGTGTGGGATTTATGTTTCCCGATTATTGTACATgaaccacacacacactctgcatcATCTTTGCAGTAGAACTCTAAGACTTTCTTATGGTCACGGCACTGTCTGTCAGTGAGGTCCATCATAGGCTCGATTAGGGTGTGTGCACTGAAGGCCTTGTTCCATAAATGTGGCTTTAAATGAAGGGAGCAAAATGAAGCTAAGCAACTGAGACACGTCTTTACAGCTGGGGATGGATTCTCGATGCAGATCTCACACACGACACAGGCTGGATCAGCAGGAGGCTGTGAGTGGTTGTAATTTTCCACGATATTACACAGTGTGAAGTTTCTCTCCAGATTGGGCCTGGGGTTGAATTTCCGATGACAGTGAGGACACTCAAACTCTCCTGGGCCTGCTGTCTGGGCCCAAACTCCCTCAATACATTTCAGACAGAAACTGTGCTGGCAGGGTAATGCCACAGGATCCTGGTACACGTCCAGACACACAGCACAGGTTAATTCAGCCTCTAAAGCTCCGAGCTCCATTGTTACAGCTCCTGAAGTCGTTTCACACAGCACCGGAGAGAGGGAGGAACCAGAGCACGAAGTGAAATATTTATAAACACTTGGTGCGGGAGGGGAGTGGCAATGCTAGTCTCACATTGGCTGAAGATTAACCCTTTCAGGCCTGCAGTAGCAGTTCAGAACCACAATCAGAAAAACAACATTGCAATTTTAAAACATTGAGCTAGAATGCAGCAAGCTGGGCTCAGTAGACATGGACACAAAACTAATCAGCTCCAACCAGACGCAAAATAGTTTAACAACCAAATTAAAACTTACAAACCCTGCAGAGAGGAAGTGTAGAAGCTCTCTGGGAGGAATAGAAAAATAAACAGGAAAAGTTAAAGGTTCATCAGAGGAGCAAAGAGTGATGGAAAAAACAAAGAAGCAGAGGCTCCAAATCTCAGCCAACTCAACACGGAATCTGTCCAACCAACGCAGAGCTGCAGCAACAAAGACAGAAAAATGTTGGACCACAAATCCAAGACAGGACGTCAggatcaaactgtacagggctctggtcagtcccacctcaagtactgtgtccagttctggtcagtcccacctcgagtactgtgtccagttctggtcagtcccacctcgagcccgGTATCTAGTTCTGCATGACTGAGAGTGACtggccttgacatcaaagcagcatttgaccaagtgtggcatcaaggagccctaataaaatttaAATCAAAGGGGATCAagcgggaaaactctccattggctggagtcatacctagcacaaaggaagattgttatGGTAATTGGAAGCAAATTATCTTACCCCTATGATtttgctgcaggtgttcctcagggcagtgtcctaggcccaaccttcTTCAGCTGTTTCACCAATAACCCttccaccatcataaggtcagaagtggggatgttcactgatgactgcacagtgttcagtgccatttgcaacttctcagataatggagctgtccatgcctgcatgcagcaagacttggataacattcaggcttgggctgataaatggcaaataacattcgcaccacacaagtgccagcaatgaccatctccaacaagagagagtctaaccactgccccttgacattcaacagcattaccatcgccgaataccccgccatcaacatcctggagatcaccattgaccagaaaattagctggaccagccacataaatactgtggcaacaagaacaggtcagaggctgggtattctgcggtgagtaactcatctcctgactccccaaagcctttccaccatctacaaggcacaagtctaagagtgtgatggaatactctccacttgcctggatgagtgcagctccaactacattcaagaagctcaactccatccaggacaaagcagcctgtttaattggcaccccatccgccaccttcaacattcactccctccaacaccgatGCGCCGTGGCTGCAGTTTGTATAATTCATAcgggcaaatgctgccttgatgtcaagggtagtcactctcagtCATGCagagctggacacagtactcaaggtggatCTGACCAGAACTGTCTATAGTGCTTGAGGTTAGTCTGACTAGAAATGAACacaatattgtgtccagttctggtcagacccacctcgagtactgtgtccagttctggtcagtcccccctcaagtactgtgtccagttctggtcagtcccatctcgaggactgtgtccagttctggtcagtcccacctcgagtactgtgtccagttctggtcagacccacctcgagtactgtgtccagttctggtcagtcacccctcgagtactgtgtccagttctggtcagtcccgcctcgagtactgtgtccagtctggtcagacccacctcgagtactgtgtccagttctggtcagtcacccctcgagtactgtgtccagttctggtcagtcccacctcgagcactgtgtccagttctggtcatagAAGCATTGTGGAAGGGTATTTGAATATGACACCATTGTGCCTGTTTATTGTGTGACAACAAGGGTTAACACAGGTGCAGTTTACACAATGTTTGAACAACAGCTGCTGGAACAGGAACGACATCACCCTGTTCTCCCCTGGGGTAGAGGGAAGTAACCACACGGATCGTTTCAcgttctgttcctctacacttcaaaaCTGTCGAAAGCCCCATTCTTATAGTCTCGTCTACGACTCACAATGTGTTGATCACAGCAGCCTGTCCCTTATCTCACTTGTTCCAGACAGTGGCATGTGTCGGCCTCCCTTATCAGTGTCCGCCCTCCCTTATCAGTGTCCGCCCTCCCTCAGTGTCGGCTCCTCATCCCTCAAACACACTGCTGTATAAACATGTGTTTAGAAGCATCCTTTGTTAGCTCCCTCTGCCTTATGGCTGGTTTTAACTTGACCATTTCTGTCTTCTTAGCTGTTTATGTGTTAATGCTTAATCTAATTTCTATAAGTGTGAGCTGGTTATATGTATTAGAATGCCCAACCCAAAAGTCAGTGGTTTAtatggggcgaaattgcccctttttatagccccattagcatctCCGGATGTTGTCATCGGCGGTTGCACGGCAGCCCAgggcattaaccgtggggcacggtGCTGTCATGGCAAcgcctccgcaaactcctgggcaatttctcaGGAGGTGGTAGTGCCCCCCGCCCATGGGCGAAAAGGGTCTTGCAACCCATTAGTGCCCCCTGGaaatgctaacggggctataaaaaggagaAATTTTGCCCCCAAAATTTATACACTGGACAAATGACACGTAAATTGCTTAATTTacaacaggaacaggagtcggccattcagcccctcgagcttgttcagtcattcaattagatcacggctgatctgtatcttaactccatctacccgccttggttccataatccttgatacccttgcctaacaaaagtctATATTTCAACTAAAACATTTTTTATAAGGCCTGACATCGCCCGTTATTGCTGCGATCAGAACCGCCCATTTCTGaagtacttacctgacttgggcccagcgttatGCCTCCCTCCATAGTCTTTTCAGCTTTACAGTGGCCCAGAAGATCGATGTCAATGAAGAATACCTTTGTTGGGGTATAGTACAACAGGCACCAAATGCCCATTGGTACATCACGCCAATGGCTATTTTTATTTGGTGTTCCTGTTGTGTAAATTAGTcacattgcaatttctaaaatgttTTAGATTTTCCAGCAAACCTTCTCTTTGAGTACTCGGATGCCAATACAT is a genomic window of Pristiophorus japonicus isolate sPriJap1 chromosome 4, sPriJap1.hap1, whole genome shotgun sequence containing:
- the LOC139263092 gene encoding E3 ubiquitin/ISG15 ligase TRIM25-like isoform X2 — its product is MELGALEAELTCAVCLDVYQDPVALPCQHSFCLKCIEGVWAQTAGPGEFECPHCHRKFNPRPNLERNFTLCNIVENYNHSQPPADPACVVCEICIENPSPAVKTCLSCLASFCSLHLKPHLWNKAFSAHTLIEPMMDLTDRQCRDHKKVLEFYCKDDAECVCGSCTIIGKHKSHTLLSLDQAYTAIKEEWERETEKLRGVQQNCSSKQRDLGRSEAEIKTQIKEQKEKLSKSFSEWRRQLEEDEEYALTLIDEEGLRALAQIRSCSEALNKKVEQITLIDGETQSLLQRDPLSFIQNSKQLLSRVTETQRVTDPDVPALTLNLFNISQLIQERLNGWEKYHSDILGIIIPIEEQDQSSVGLRGWDCVISPGH